One window from the genome of Bdellovibrionales bacterium encodes:
- a CDS encoding fatty acid cis/trans isomerase, translating to MQNYEGFLRGANKLNVYNGTRIDAVAPTRLWIDAHSVEGWQMRGFYTVNNSVDPETNIFFRTIAAKNNEKSVPTKIVSESQYCAANPKEQNVGMPYALPALEKDQAETLAAWVKKGAPGPTTETLKLQAGLTKETHKQIKEWENFFNQGDNRHKVVSRYLYEHLFLAHLYFPEEPQTFFRLVRSSTACSKEVSEIATRRPNDNPGVEKFYYCFNKLPGAVVSKTHIPYEVSPTKLKRLEELFFSGDWKVTRLPTYNYQEAENPFWAFSEIPVKARYQFLLDDAQYQVSTFIKGPVCNGSAAVNSIQEQFYVLFINPESELMVKAPGFQDQAQNMLILPGVWGSDIKLDSAPEFLGKLVENREEYRNLRAKWKRQLFPQGYALKDVWDGEGHNKNAILTVLRHDDNAVVMKGAVGDLSKTIFFLDYPLFERLVYNLVVNFDVFGNVGHQLLTRVYMDMIRMEAEEIYLSFIPPSERIPVRKAWYQGLATELKMKYFFPVTNLELPTGISYENPKHAKKEFIEKVLFTRMDEKVRGAMDPINWKTLHAPKDILVGLSETEKQLRTIASVKATDKTPFSRFFPEIAMLVIKEKNGASKVYSLMHNREHQNISWILAESLRLAPKEDTLTIREGFWGSYPNMFFSVTEDQIGKFTSQVLKIKSEKEYKKLVKDFGVSRMQANFWNIYDEANARFKKEAPTQFGYLDLTRYEM from the coding sequence TTGCAAAACTATGAAGGCTTCTTGCGTGGGGCAAATAAGCTCAATGTCTACAATGGCACCCGAATTGATGCTGTCGCTCCCACTCGCCTGTGGATTGATGCTCACTCTGTCGAGGGCTGGCAAATGCGCGGCTTCTATACCGTGAATAATTCCGTAGATCCCGAGACCAATATTTTCTTTCGAACGATCGCCGCTAAAAATAATGAAAAATCGGTGCCGACGAAGATCGTTTCCGAAAGCCAGTACTGTGCTGCGAACCCAAAAGAGCAAAATGTCGGAATGCCTTATGCACTTCCAGCTCTCGAGAAAGATCAGGCGGAGACACTGGCAGCTTGGGTGAAAAAGGGGGCCCCGGGCCCAACAACTGAGACTTTGAAACTGCAAGCAGGTTTAACAAAAGAAACCCATAAGCAAATCAAAGAGTGGGAAAATTTCTTTAATCAGGGCGATAATCGCCATAAAGTCGTCAGCCGCTATTTGTATGAACACCTTTTCTTAGCACACTTGTATTTTCCCGAAGAGCCGCAGACATTCTTCCGGTTAGTCCGTTCAAGCACCGCGTGTTCAAAAGAAGTCTCTGAAATCGCTACACGCCGGCCCAACGATAATCCCGGAGTCGAAAAGTTCTACTATTGCTTCAACAAGCTTCCAGGGGCCGTCGTTTCTAAAACGCATATCCCTTATGAGGTCAGTCCAACAAAATTGAAACGACTCGAAGAGCTTTTCTTCAGCGGGGACTGGAAGGTGACCCGCCTTCCCACCTATAATTATCAAGAAGCAGAAAACCCATTCTGGGCTTTTTCAGAAATTCCCGTGAAGGCACGCTATCAGTTCTTACTCGACGATGCTCAATACCAAGTTAGTACTTTTATCAAGGGCCCGGTTTGCAATGGCAGTGCTGCTGTAAATTCGATTCAAGAACAATTCTATGTGCTATTTATTAATCCTGAGTCCGAGTTAATGGTGAAGGCCCCTGGATTTCAGGACCAAGCTCAAAATATGCTAATTTTGCCGGGGGTTTGGGGCAGCGATATTAAGCTCGATAGCGCACCTGAGTTTTTAGGCAAACTCGTTGAGAACCGTGAAGAGTACCGCAACCTGCGCGCGAAATGGAAAAGACAACTTTTTCCTCAGGGTTATGCCCTGAAAGATGTGTGGGACGGCGAAGGCCATAATAAAAATGCTATCTTGACGGTGCTTCGTCATGACGACAATGCTGTTGTCATGAAAGGTGCTGTTGGCGATCTTTCCAAGACAATCTTTTTCTTGGATTATCCATTGTTTGAGCGCCTGGTGTACAACCTTGTTGTGAACTTCGATGTCTTCGGCAACGTCGGCCATCAACTCCTGACTCGCGTCTACATGGATATGATCCGCATGGAGGCGGAAGAGATTTATTTGTCGTTTATTCCTCCGAGTGAGCGGATCCCGGTTCGCAAAGCGTGGTATCAAGGACTCGCAACAGAACTCAAGATGAAATACTTTTTTCCTGTAACGAATCTCGAACTGCCAACAGGGATTTCCTATGAAAACCCGAAGCATGCAAAAAAGGAATTTATCGAGAAAGTGCTCTTTACACGTATGGATGAAAAGGTTCGCGGCGCCATGGATCCGATTAATTGGAAAACCTTGCATGCGCCAAAGGATATTCTTGTGGGTTTAAGCGAAACCGAAAAGCAGCTTCGCACGATAGCTTCTGTAAAAGCCACGGACAAAACTCCATTTTCTAGATTTTTCCCAGAAATCGCCATGCTGGTTATAAAAGAAAAAAACGGCGCCTCTAAAGTCTATAGCCTGATGCACAATCGCGAACATCAGAATATTTCATGGATCTTGGCGGAATCGCTGAGATTGGCTCCGAAGGAAGATACTTTGACTATCCGTGAAGGCTTCTGGGGTTCTTATCCCAATATGTTCTTCTCCGTGACTGAAGATCAAATCGGTAAATTTACTTCTCAAGTCCTTAAGATCAAGTCCGAGAAAGAATACAAAAAACTCGTTAAAGACTTTGGAGTTTCGCGTATGCAAGCGAATTTCTGGAACATCTATGACGAGGCCAATGCTCGATTTAAAAAAGAGGCGCCAACACAATTTGGCTACTTGGATTTAACCCGCTACGAAATGTAA
- a CDS encoding chorismate mutase has product MSKNDAALALQELRNQIDQIDNQIAEALNKRAAIVEEVWTLKQQNQFPFIDQGRENAIFARVRSLAKEPLMADSMQNIFQCILNEVRPRIKSAKAKSG; this is encoded by the coding sequence ATGAGCAAAAACGATGCTGCACTGGCCTTACAAGAACTGAGAAATCAGATCGACCAGATAGACAATCAAATTGCCGAAGCCCTGAATAAACGTGCTGCCATCGTCGAAGAAGTTTGGACGTTGAAACAACAAAACCAATTCCCCTTCATTGACCAAGGCAGAGAAAATGCCATCTTCGCTCGAGTTCGCTCGCTCGCTAAAGAGCCTCTGATGGCGGATTCGATGCAAAACATCTTCCAATGCATTCTCAACGAAGTCCGACCAAGAATTAAGAGCGCAAAAGCAAAATCAGGATAA
- the aroF gene encoding 3-deoxy-7-phosphoheptulonate synthase, whose amino-acid sequence MNPSTRVVTIKTAYGAVEVGGESFSVIAGPCSIESKKQFLDTAQTVKTNGACLLRGGIWKMRTSSKTFQGLGESSFDFVREVLKETNMGLVSEITDTEQIEEVYDFVDMFQVGARNMFNYSLLKELGKQKKPVLLKRGFAALIDEWIKAAEYITNGGNENVILCERGIRTFETATRNTLDLNAVVYVKKNTSFPVIVDPSHAVGIRALVPDLAIASAASGADGIIVEVHPCPAEALSDGPQALTFDDFKNMMSKVKKVTKALDRPLTKIK is encoded by the coding sequence ATGAACCCCTCAACACGTGTTGTGACAATCAAAACAGCTTATGGAGCCGTGGAAGTCGGCGGAGAAAGCTTCTCGGTCATTGCAGGCCCGTGTTCCATCGAGAGTAAAAAACAGTTTCTAGATACAGCCCAGACAGTGAAAACCAATGGGGCGTGCTTGCTCCGCGGGGGTATTTGGAAGATGCGCACTTCTTCGAAGACCTTTCAAGGCTTGGGCGAAAGCTCATTTGATTTTGTTCGTGAAGTCTTAAAAGAAACGAACATGGGTCTTGTTTCGGAGATTACCGACACGGAGCAAATCGAAGAGGTCTATGATTTCGTCGATATGTTTCAAGTTGGCGCTCGTAATATGTTTAACTACTCGCTCTTAAAAGAGCTGGGTAAGCAGAAGAAACCGGTGCTTTTAAAGCGTGGCTTTGCCGCTCTGATCGATGAATGGATTAAAGCAGCCGAGTACATCACAAACGGTGGCAATGAAAACGTCATTCTCTGCGAGCGCGGAATTCGAACGTTTGAAACAGCGACTCGTAACACTCTCGATTTAAATGCCGTGGTTTACGTCAAAAAGAATACATCGTTTCCGGTCATTGTCGATCCATCGCATGCCGTCGGTATTCGTGCGCTCGTTCCAGATCTTGCAATTGCCTCGGCCGCATCGGGCGCTGACGGTATTATCGTGGAAGTACATCCTTGTCCTGCGGAAGCCCTTTCTGACGGACCTCAAGCACTGACTTTTGATGATTTCAAAAACATGATGTCTAAAGTAAAAAAAGTCACCAAAGCTTTAGATCGCCCACTGACCAAAATTAAGTAA
- a CDS encoding TfoX/Sxy family DNA transformation protein, translated as MAKEPQELKWIEDLLPEYEYRRKAMFGGFAYYIGDKMVLATFESTGNRTYKRKKYPFEIWNGCMFPVDHEFQEQALARFPFLTPHPILPKWLYLPLETENFEDLVTEVMAQAVKPTGYWGSIPKPKSSKKKRAQKEEDYDNIDTRTPRMFSDAPAEDVFKKAKKISDLKNLGPKTEETFRIAGIKTVSQFQKLGWKKTMVKLVKADPRNRHSMFAYAIIGALTNKDWNAITEQEKEEARNFCRSLPRPKKK; from the coding sequence ATGGCCAAAGAACCGCAAGAACTCAAATGGATCGAAGACCTCCTCCCGGAGTACGAGTATCGCCGAAAAGCAATGTTCGGTGGCTTTGCTTATTACATCGGCGACAAGATGGTGCTTGCAACTTTTGAGAGCACAGGCAACCGCACGTATAAACGCAAAAAATATCCATTTGAAATATGGAATGGTTGCATGTTTCCGGTGGATCACGAGTTTCAGGAACAGGCCCTCGCACGCTTTCCATTTTTGACTCCACATCCGATTTTGCCGAAATGGCTTTACCTGCCGTTGGAAACTGAAAACTTCGAAGACCTTGTCACGGAAGTGATGGCTCAAGCGGTGAAGCCGACAGGCTATTGGGGTAGTATTCCGAAACCAAAGTCCTCAAAAAAGAAGCGAGCGCAAAAAGAAGAAGACTACGACAACATCGACACACGGACACCGAGAATGTTCTCAGATGCACCTGCGGAAGATGTGTTTAAGAAAGCTAAGAAGATTTCTGATCTCAAGAATCTAGGTCCGAAGACAGAGGAAACATTTCGCATAGCCGGCATCAAGACCGTTTCCCAATTCCAAAAGCTCGGCTGGAAAAAGACGATGGTGAAGCTGGTGAAAGCAGATCCTCGGAACAGACACTCGATGTTTGCTTACGCGATTATTGGTGCGCTCACAAATAAAGACTGGAACGCCATCACCGAGCAGGAAAAAGAAGAGGCAAGAAACTTTTGCCGATCCTTGCCTCGGCCGAAGAAAAAGTAA